The following coding sequences lie in one Miscanthus floridulus cultivar M001 chromosome 9, ASM1932011v1, whole genome shotgun sequence genomic window:
- the LOC136479277 gene encoding myb-related protein Hv33-like, whose translation MVSDQLDTKEDKKMMRKGLWSPDEDERLYSHITHYGVGTWSSVAELAGLKRSGKSCRLRWMNYLQPDLSREPISKQEEDLIVSLQKLLGNRWSAIAARMPGRTDNEIKNYWNSRIKKKLQ comes from the exons ATGGTTAGTGATCAGCTGGatacgaaggaagacaagaagaTGATGAGGAAGGGGCTCTGGTCTCCTGACGAGGACGAGAGGCTTTACAGCCACATCACACACTACGGCGTCGGAACCTGGTCCTCCGTCGCCGAACTAGCAG GGCTGAAGAGGAGCGGGAAGAGCTGCAGACTGAGATGGATGAACTATCTGCAGCCAGACCTCAGCAGGGAGCCCATCTCCAAGCAGGAAGAGGACCTCATCGTATCATTGCAGAAACTCCTAGGAAACAG GTGGTCTGCGATTGCGGCAAGAATGCCTGGAAGGACAGATAATGAGATCAAGAACTACTGGAACTCACGCATCAAGAAGAAGCTCCAGTAG
- the LOC136483441 gene encoding probable WRKY transcription factor 29: MTPPGRQGELLAQLRELLTLPSSPPANKLESAVGPLAGAAGPGPSPPPQAAAPSTAMASGGRRRQRGSSKRGWDDEVTNGEHHGEDLAAGAAAVRPRRQYCKRRRKKQQSGTSMVVTSAPDLFDGYQWRKYGQKLIEGAMYPRSYYRCTRSAEQGCAAKRTVQRNDDGGAATAAAAPKYTVVRVGEHTCTANDSPEAPVILETTAVVVPASNSSTAPTSSSAAASCSTTTVVTESPVNSDNTWSTITSSVSDCSVDDYCGGLFATVHDNDWVPALAAPRSPLSLPTIEDFAGPIRSPVHISAADGWTIDLDHQFLLQLVNEPTIIFQHL; this comes from the exons ATGACGCCGCCCGGGCGGCAGGGTGAGCTCCTGGCGCAGCTCCGTGAGCTGCTCACCTTGCCGTCGTCTCCGCCGGCTAATAAGCTGGAGTCCGCCGTCGGACCGTTGGCGGGCGCTGCTGGACCTGGaccatcacctccaccacagGCGGCGGCGCCATCCACTGCTATGGCCAGCGGGGGACGTCGCAGGCAGCGGGGGAGCAGCAAGAGAGGCTGGGACGACGAGGTGACCAACGGCGAACATCACGGGGAGGACCTTgctgccggcgccgccgccgttcgGCCTCGTCGTCAGTACTGCAAAAGAAG AAGGAAGAAGCAACAGAGCGGCACATCGATGGTTGTAACGTCAGCGCCCGATTTATTCGATGGCTACCAATGGAGGAAGTACGGGCAGAAGCTGATCGAAGGTGCCATGTACCCCAG GAGTTACTACAGGTGCACAAGGAGTGCAGAGCAAGGCTGCGCCGCCAAACGGACGGTGCAGcgcaacgacgacggcggagCCGCCACCGCGGCCGCGGCGCCCAAGTACACGGTGGTGCGCGTGGGGGAGCACACCTGCACGGCCAACGACTCCCCGGAGGCACCGGTCATCCTTGAGACCACCGCTGTCGTCGTCCCTGCCAGCAATAGTAGTACGGCTCctacatcatcatcagctgctgcgTCTTGTTCTACCACCACCGTCGTGACTGAATCTCCGGTGAACTCCGACAACACCTGGAGCACTATTACTAGCAGCGTCAGCGACTGTTCCGTCGACGACTACTGCGGCGGATTGTTCGCCACCGTCCATGACAATGACTGGGTCCCGGCACTGGCTGCGCCTCGGTCACCGTTGTCGCTCCCGACGATTGAGGACTTCGCTGGACCCATCCGGTCGCCGGTCCACATCTCTGCCGCGGATGGTTGGACGATTGACCTTGACCACCAGTTCCTGCTCCAGCTCGTCAACGAGCCTACTATTATCTTTCAGCatctctga